In Salinibacterium sp. NK8237, the following proteins share a genomic window:
- a CDS encoding TetR/AcrR family transcriptional regulator, with amino-acid sequence MVSTEMPRDQLRGRETKQRVIEAAAAEFAEYGVAGARINRIAETAKASKERIYAWFGDKDALFDHVMQTGLDRLAHAVPIDADLVEYTVRLHNYFVNDQSAQRVTMWAWLHDAETLGSFSEGRVEGYKHKLEVIADAQERGIVDSSWKPEELLALLLAVASNWERAPAELRSIGCPEFAGSEKARCDSVREAARRLVAPRS; translated from the coding sequence GTGGTTTCGACAGAAATGCCGCGTGATCAACTCCGCGGCCGCGAAACAAAACAGCGCGTAATTGAGGCTGCAGCAGCCGAATTTGCGGAGTATGGCGTCGCTGGCGCCCGCATCAATCGCATCGCAGAAACAGCAAAAGCAAGCAAAGAACGTATTTACGCCTGGTTTGGCGACAAAGACGCTCTCTTCGATCACGTCATGCAGACCGGGCTCGACCGTCTCGCTCATGCCGTGCCGATCGATGCTGACCTCGTGGAATATACCGTGCGACTGCACAACTACTTCGTCAACGACCAGAGTGCGCAACGCGTCACCATGTGGGCCTGGCTGCACGATGCCGAAACGCTCGGATCATTCTCTGAAGGGCGCGTCGAGGGCTACAAGCACAAGCTCGAAGTGATTGCTGACGCACAAGAACGCGGCATTGTTGACTCCTCATGGAAGCCCGAAGAGCTGCTAGCTCTACTGCTGGCCGTTGCCAGCAACTGGGAGCGCGCACCAGCAGAGCTGCGCTCGATCGGCTGCCCCGAGTTCGCGGGCAGCGAGAAAGCCCGCTGCGACTCCGTGCGCGAAGCCGCCCGCCGGCTAGTAGCTCCCCGCTCTTAG
- a CDS encoding ABC transporter permease subunit, which produces MTTPPETDSGPIRQSARARRATRIADAASGGWKVVAAKILGLGVVDAIAIYALFVLVRSESWLVAGLVVAVTLLVNWIYFSRGKLPAKYLAPGLIFLAIFQIFVLLYSGYIAFTNYGTGHNSTKADAVNSLLLSSQNRVADSPNYRLTVLEQLGELSFLVTEPDGSVSIGGNERPLKEVQNAQLEGGVAVGLDGYTSLGFQDILGKQTEIAAISVPLTDDPNDGMLRTPDGSSAFLYTSSLEYDEAAGTMRDTNSGTVYSDIGTGAFTSDAGQELLPGWKIEVGLDNFVRAFSEDSIRGPLISVTVWTFAFAFLSVFTTFALGLFLAIVFNDKRMKSRKYYRIIMILPYAFPGFLSALVWAGMMNQEFGFINVVLLGGAEVPWLTNEWLAKGSILFVNLWLGFPYMFLVTTGALQAIPEELTEAATVDGAKPWAIFRFVKLPLLLVSVAPLLISSFAFNFNNFNLIYMLTNGGPRDVSAGVNVGATDILISMVYKVAFVGANRDYGLASAFAIIIFILVAGIAIISFRRTKSLEELN; this is translated from the coding sequence GTGACGACACCCCCCGAGACTGATTCCGGCCCCATCCGGCAGTCGGCCCGCGCGAGACGTGCGACCAGAATTGCGGATGCCGCCTCCGGTGGCTGGAAAGTCGTGGCCGCCAAGATCTTGGGTCTCGGCGTCGTTGATGCGATCGCGATCTACGCGCTGTTTGTGCTCGTGCGCAGCGAATCGTGGCTCGTGGCTGGACTCGTCGTTGCGGTCACGCTGCTCGTCAACTGGATCTACTTCTCCCGCGGCAAGCTGCCCGCCAAGTACCTCGCGCCGGGCCTGATCTTTCTCGCCATCTTCCAAATCTTTGTGCTGCTCTACTCGGGCTACATCGCGTTCACCAACTACGGAACCGGCCACAATTCCACAAAAGCGGATGCCGTCAATTCGCTACTGCTGTCATCGCAGAACCGCGTCGCCGATTCGCCAAACTACCGTCTGACGGTGCTCGAGCAATTGGGCGAACTCTCCTTCCTCGTCACCGAGCCCGATGGCAGCGTGAGCATCGGCGGCAACGAACGGCCACTCAAAGAAGTTCAGAACGCCCAGCTTGAGGGAGGCGTCGCGGTTGGCCTCGACGGGTATACGAGTCTTGGCTTCCAAGACATCCTCGGCAAGCAGACCGAGATCGCCGCCATCAGCGTCCCTCTGACCGACGATCCCAACGACGGCATGCTGCGCACCCCCGACGGGTCGAGCGCCTTCCTCTACACGTCGTCGCTCGAGTACGACGAAGCCGCCGGCACCATGCGCGACACGAACTCCGGCACCGTGTACTCCGATATCGGCACCGGTGCCTTCACGTCGGATGCCGGCCAAGAGCTGCTGCCGGGATGGAAAATTGAGGTCGGGCTCGACAACTTCGTTCGCGCATTCAGTGAGGACTCCATCCGTGGTCCGCTGATTAGCGTGACCGTGTGGACCTTCGCGTTCGCGTTCCTTTCGGTGTTCACGACCTTCGCGCTCGGGCTCTTCTTGGCGATCGTGTTCAATGACAAGCGGATGAAGAGTCGCAAGTATTACCGGATCATCATGATCCTGCCGTACGCGTTCCCTGGCTTCTTGTCGGCGCTGGTGTGGGCCGGAATGATGAACCAGGAGTTCGGCTTCATCAATGTGGTGCTGCTCGGCGGAGCCGAAGTGCCGTGGCTCACGAACGAGTGGCTGGCCAAAGGCTCGATACTGTTCGTGAACCTCTGGCTCGGTTTTCCGTACATGTTCTTGGTGACGACGGGGGCGCTGCAAGCCATCCCTGAAGAGCTCACCGAAGCTGCGACAGTGGATGGCGCGAAGCCGTGGGCCATCTTTAGGTTCGTCAAACTGCCCCTGTTGTTGGTCTCGGTTGCGCCGCTGTTGATCTCGTCGTTTGCCTTCAACTTCAACAATTTCAACCTCATCTACATGCTCACCAATGGTGGGCCGCGCGATGTCTCCGCTGGGGTGAATGTTGGTGCCACGGACATCCTGATTTCGATGGTCTACAAGGTCGCCTTCGTGGGAGCCAACCGCGATTACGGCCTCGCGAGCGCGTTCGCGATCATCATTTTCATCTTGGTGGCGGGCATCGCCATCATCAGTTTCCGTCGCACGAAGTCGCTTGAGGAGTTGAACTGA
- a CDS encoding ECF transporter S component, which yields MPADSLDQIADDLQRLRIAAGEVSYSELASRIAHRREENGVSPAAARVARSTVFDIFRTGRSRINAELVAEIVVALGRDDLEAEAWRARCLAVRATAKAQPPHAPLNPTSNSDSRLAFVVVLMVAAVGLNLFGGSVVSKFELPIFLDMIGTAVVAIVLGPWQGALVGLSTNVVGVFSTVPATLAYAIVNVVGALVWGYGVRLWHLDKTRLRFLLLNVLVALACTITAVPITVLVFGGVAGHAGDDFIATLRAIGDGLWASVFTVNISISLADKLITGYTALAIIHLLGRLGLSEIGRRNGPPLNTRR from the coding sequence ATGCCTGCCGACTCTCTCGATCAGATAGCGGATGACCTGCAACGACTGCGGATCGCCGCCGGAGAAGTGTCGTACTCCGAGCTTGCATCGCGCATCGCTCATCGCCGTGAGGAGAATGGCGTTAGTCCTGCTGCTGCGCGGGTTGCTCGTTCGACGGTCTTCGACATCTTCCGCACCGGACGAAGCCGCATCAATGCCGAGCTTGTGGCCGAAATTGTCGTCGCTCTGGGCCGCGACGACCTCGAAGCGGAAGCCTGGCGAGCTCGCTGTCTCGCGGTTCGAGCAACGGCGAAAGCGCAGCCGCCGCACGCCCCACTGAACCCCACCTCGAACTCCGATTCGCGGCTCGCCTTTGTCGTCGTTTTGATGGTCGCGGCTGTCGGCCTCAATCTTTTCGGCGGCAGCGTTGTCTCAAAGTTTGAGTTGCCCATCTTTCTCGACATGATCGGAACCGCGGTCGTCGCGATCGTGCTTGGGCCTTGGCAGGGAGCCCTCGTCGGGCTCTCGACCAATGTCGTCGGCGTTTTTTCTACGGTGCCCGCGACCCTCGCCTACGCGATCGTCAATGTCGTGGGGGCGCTCGTCTGGGGTTACGGGGTGAGACTCTGGCACCTCGATAAGACCCGGTTACGTTTTTTGCTGCTCAACGTCTTAGTGGCGCTCGCCTGCACGATCACCGCTGTCCCCATTACCGTGCTGGTGTTTGGCGGCGTTGCCGGTCACGCCGGTGACGACTTTATTGCGACGCTGCGGGCGATCGGCGACGGTCTGTGGGCGTCGGTCTTTACCGTCAACATCTCGATCTCACTCGCCGACAAGCTCATCACCGGTTACACGGCTCTCGCCATCATTCACCTGCTCGGCAGGCTTGGCCTTTCCGAAATCGGCCGCCGCAACGGCCCGCCGCTCAACACGCGACGCTGA
- a CDS encoding type 1 glutamine amidotransferase domain-containing protein produces the protein MTNVLMVLSAASYLTLADETQHPTGVWAEEFLEPYRIFTEAGWKVQIASPAGVAPTFDAISLSEGGVGSAERLADFEARIVDLQSVLQHPLRLDAVNASDFDVIFYPGGHGPMEDLAVDDNSGQLIVEAVKSNTTLGVLCHAPAALLAANDKVTGEWVLKGRKMTGFANTEEELGGLADKVKWLVETRLVELGADYSKAAEPFAPYVVVDGALYTGQNPASSVAVAERIVAEKS, from the coding sequence ATGACAAACGTATTGATGGTCCTCTCGGCAGCGTCCTACTTGACGCTCGCAGACGAAACACAGCACCCCACTGGCGTCTGGGCAGAAGAGTTCCTTGAGCCGTACCGCATCTTCACCGAAGCCGGCTGGAAGGTTCAGATAGCCAGCCCCGCAGGAGTTGCCCCCACTTTTGATGCGATCAGCCTCAGCGAAGGTGGCGTCGGTTCCGCCGAGCGCCTCGCTGACTTTGAGGCTCGCATCGTCGACCTCCAGTCTGTGCTGCAGCATCCGCTCCGCTTGGATGCCGTCAACGCCAGTGACTTTGACGTGATCTTCTACCCCGGAGGCCACGGCCCCATGGAAGACCTCGCCGTCGACGATAACTCCGGCCAGCTCATTGTTGAAGCCGTGAAATCGAACACGACACTCGGCGTGCTCTGCCACGCTCCGGCAGCACTGCTCGCCGCGAACGACAAGGTAACCGGCGAATGGGTTCTCAAGGGTCGCAAGATGACCGGCTTCGCGAATACCGAAGAAGAGCTTGGCGGCCTCGCCGACAAGGTCAAGTGGCTGGTCGAAACCCGCCTCGTTGAACTAGGTGCCGACTACTCGAAGGCAGCAGAGCCTTTCGCCCCGTACGTCGTCGTTGATGGCGCGCTGTACACCGGTCAGAACCCCGCATCTTCCGTCGCCGTTGCTGAGCGCATCGTCGCCGAAAAGTCATAA
- a CDS encoding maltose ABC transporter substrate-binding protein, which produces MRVNNKGLWAVGALTVTASLVLTGCTAASDTADNSAGTGEALTVWVDADRAAVLKDAAADFTAETGVEVKLVQKEFGDIRDQFIAQVPTGKGPDVVIGAHDWLGTFVTNGVVAPVELGDKADAFQDVGITAMSYEGQVYGVPYSIENIALVRNTALAPSTPATFDEMVTMGEAAGTEYPFLVGLDPEAADPYHLYPFQTSFGAPVFGTAADGSYDADALEIGNDGGDKFAAWLGEQGAAGVLNTNITGDLAKEKFIAGESPFYLTGPWNVPAAVEAGIDVAIDPIPSAGGETAQPFVGVQGFFVSSKSENALAANEFIVNYMGSEEVQTALFEVGGRAPALTASFEAASADPIVAGFGTVGENAVPMPSIPAMGAVWEFWGVTEAAIINGGDATSLWQKMSGDIETAIAG; this is translated from the coding sequence ATGAGGGTGAACAACAAAGGACTGTGGGCCGTAGGCGCACTCACAGTTACTGCATCGCTAGTACTGACCGGATGCACAGCAGCATCCGACACAGCAGATAACAGCGCCGGAACTGGCGAAGCACTCACCGTGTGGGTCGACGCCGACCGCGCAGCAGTGCTCAAAGACGCCGCGGCTGACTTCACTGCCGAGACTGGTGTCGAGGTCAAGCTTGTACAAAAAGAATTCGGTGACATTCGCGACCAGTTCATCGCCCAAGTACCCACCGGAAAAGGCCCCGACGTTGTCATCGGCGCCCACGACTGGCTTGGAACCTTCGTGACCAACGGTGTCGTTGCTCCCGTCGAACTCGGCGACAAAGCGGATGCCTTCCAAGACGTCGGAATCACCGCGATGAGCTACGAAGGCCAGGTCTACGGCGTTCCCTACTCGATCGAAAACATCGCTCTCGTGCGCAACACGGCCCTCGCGCCGAGCACCCCAGCGACCTTCGACGAGATGGTCACGATGGGCGAAGCTGCCGGAACCGAATACCCGTTCTTGGTAGGTCTCGACCCTGAAGCGGCCGACCCGTACCACCTGTACCCCTTCCAGACCTCGTTCGGTGCACCCGTCTTCGGCACCGCCGCTGACGGAAGCTACGACGCCGACGCACTCGAAATCGGCAACGACGGTGGCGACAAGTTCGCGGCCTGGCTCGGTGAACAGGGCGCTGCAGGCGTACTCAACACCAACATCACCGGTGACCTCGCCAAGGAAAAGTTCATCGCCGGAGAATCGCCCTTCTACCTGACCGGACCGTGGAACGTGCCCGCCGCCGTCGAAGCAGGCATCGACGTGGCGATCGACCCGATCCCCTCCGCCGGTGGCGAAACCGCACAACCGTTCGTCGGCGTGCAGGGCTTCTTCGTCAGTTCTAAGAGCGAGAATGCGCTCGCCGCAAACGAGTTCATCGTGAACTACATGGGCAGCGAAGAAGTGCAGACCGCACTGTTCGAAGTTGGCGGACGCGCACCAGCGCTCACGGCATCCTTCGAAGCAGCAAGCGCCGACCCGATCGTTGCCGGCTTCGGCACCGTCGGTGAGAACGCAGTACCCATGCCCTCGATTCCCGCCATGGGAGCCGTGTGGGAGTTCTGGGGTGTGACCGAAGCCGCCATCATCAACGGTGGCGACGCAACGTCGCTCTGGCAGAAGATGTCAGGCGACATCGAAACCGCTATCGCCGGATAG
- a CDS encoding glycoside hydrolase family 13 protein, translated as MTSVLQDTEWWRSAVIYQIYPRSFADANGDGMGDLLGIRDRLPELAELGVDAVWLSPFYTSPQRDAGYDVADYCDVDPLFGTLDDFDSMTSRAHELGLRVIVDLVPNHSSSDHRWFQAALAAEPGSPERDRYMFRDGLGENGEMPPNNWQSVFGGDAWTRTTSPDGTPGQWYLHLFDTTQPDFNWENRWVRDQFADILRFWLDRDVDGFRVDVAHGMIKADGLPDWTPPDAGGSMGGAGTTDAELAASRAPFWAQDGVHEIYREWREILNSYDGERILAAEAWVDPLTDMAKWVRPDEMHQAFNFPYLETPWAAGPLRSVIDASISAFSAVEAPSTWVLSNHDVVRHASRLALTAENPQGHGIGPKSAGLPIPELGLRRARAATALMLALPGSAYIYQGEELGLPEVIDLPDEARQDPTWFRTNGERYGRDGCRVPIPWEANSPSYGFGPTDASWLPQPAEWATLARDAQRDDSTSTLSLYRNALALRRAHELATNELEWLDTGAETVLGFRTGDVRVFANTGDAAVALPAGEVLLSSGPLGDDQLPADTTVWLRA; from the coding sequence ATGACTTCCGTGCTTCAGGACACCGAATGGTGGCGCTCCGCCGTTATTTACCAGATCTATCCGCGGTCATTTGCCGACGCAAACGGCGATGGAATGGGCGATCTGCTCGGCATCCGCGACCGACTTCCCGAATTAGCTGAGCTCGGCGTCGACGCCGTGTGGCTTTCGCCGTTTTACACCTCACCGCAGCGCGATGCCGGCTACGACGTTGCTGACTACTGCGACGTGGATCCCCTGTTCGGCACGCTCGACGACTTCGACTCCATGACGAGTCGCGCTCACGAGCTGGGACTGCGGGTCATCGTCGACCTCGTGCCCAATCACTCCTCAAGCGACCACCGCTGGTTCCAGGCCGCGCTTGCCGCGGAGCCCGGCAGCCCCGAGCGCGATCGCTACATGTTCCGCGACGGTCTCGGCGAGAACGGTGAGATGCCGCCCAACAACTGGCAGTCGGTGTTCGGCGGCGACGCGTGGACGCGTACAACGAGCCCCGATGGCACGCCCGGTCAGTGGTACCTGCACCTCTTCGACACCACCCAGCCCGATTTCAACTGGGAGAACCGCTGGGTTCGCGACCAATTTGCCGACATCCTTCGGTTCTGGCTCGACCGCGACGTTGACGGCTTCCGCGTGGATGTCGCCCACGGCATGATCAAAGCCGACGGCCTGCCCGACTGGACTCCCCCGGACGCTGGCGGAAGCATGGGCGGGGCTGGCACGACCGACGCCGAGCTTGCTGCATCCCGCGCACCGTTTTGGGCTCAAGATGGCGTGCACGAGATTTACCGCGAGTGGCGCGAGATTCTGAACAGCTACGACGGCGAGCGCATTTTGGCTGCCGAAGCGTGGGTCGATCCGCTCACCGACATGGCCAAGTGGGTGCGTCCGGATGAAATGCACCAGGCCTTCAACTTCCCTTATCTCGAGACACCGTGGGCTGCTGGCCCGCTGCGCTCCGTGATCGACGCCTCGATCAGCGCGTTTTCTGCTGTAGAAGCACCCAGCACGTGGGTGCTCTCGAACCACGATGTTGTGCGTCACGCGTCGCGCCTCGCGCTGACCGCCGAGAACCCGCAGGGTCACGGCATCGGACCGAAGTCAGCCGGCCTCCCGATTCCCGAGCTGGGTCTTCGTCGCGCCCGCGCCGCGACCGCCCTCATGCTCGCCCTGCCGGGCAGTGCCTACATCTATCAGGGCGAAGAACTCGGCCTGCCCGAAGTAATCGACCTTCCCGATGAGGCTCGCCAAGACCCGACCTGGTTCCGCACCAATGGTGAACGCTACGGTCGCGACGGCTGCCGCGTTCCGATCCCCTGGGAGGCGAACTCGCCCTCCTACGGTTTCGGCCCCACGGATGCCTCGTGGTTGCCGCAACCCGCAGAATGGGCAACTCTCGCCCGCGACGCCCAACGCGACGACAGCACCTCGACACTCTCGCTGTACCGAAACGCTCTCGCCCTGCGTCGCGCTCACGAGTTGGCAACCAACGAACTCGAATGGCTCGATACCGGCGCCGAAACGGTGCTCGGTTTCCGCACCGGCGACGTACGTGTCTTTGCCAACACCGGGGACGCCGCCGTGGCTCTCCCGGCCGGCGAAGTGCTGCTGTCGAGCGGCCCTCTCGGCGACGATCAACTGCCGGCAGACACGACAGTGTGGCTGAGGGCATAG
- a CDS encoding NADP-dependent oxidoreductase, with protein sequence MTTVTSTQWQLASRPTGVPTTDNVVKVQIELPELADGDVRVRNTFLSVDPYMRGRMNEGRSYVAPFNLGETMGGAAVGEVIESNDASLPVGTLVQHQLGWRDIAQAPAGQFKALPNVPGISPSLFLSVLGITGITAWTGLTQIAHIKEGDTVFVSGAAGGVGTMVGQIARLLGAARVVGSAGTDEKVALLTSKYGYDAAFNYKNGDIAGQLDAAAPDGIDVYFDNVGGEHLSAALGAFKDGGRVAVCGVMSLINGKDEGIKNSANIVTRGLTIKGFTMGSYFHLAPEFGAAMQGWLAEGKIAYDETITDGIDNALDAFNGMMNGANTGKAIVRL encoded by the coding sequence ATGACAACTGTTACAAGCACCCAATGGCAGCTCGCCTCACGCCCCACCGGCGTTCCGACCACCGACAACGTGGTGAAGGTTCAGATCGAGCTCCCCGAGCTCGCTGATGGCGACGTTCGTGTACGCAACACCTTCCTCTCGGTTGACCCCTACATGCGTGGTCGCATGAATGAGGGCCGCTCGTACGTTGCTCCTTTCAACCTCGGCGAGACCATGGGCGGCGCAGCCGTTGGTGAAGTCATCGAGTCGAACGACGCATCACTGCCTGTTGGCACTCTTGTTCAGCACCAGCTCGGATGGCGCGACATCGCGCAGGCTCCTGCTGGCCAGTTCAAGGCGCTCCCCAACGTTCCCGGCATCTCGCCTTCGCTGTTCCTCAGCGTTCTCGGCATCACCGGAATCACCGCCTGGACCGGACTCACCCAGATCGCGCACATCAAGGAAGGCGACACCGTCTTCGTATCTGGTGCAGCGGGTGGAGTCGGCACCATGGTTGGCCAGATCGCCCGCCTCCTCGGCGCAGCACGCGTCGTCGGTTCCGCTGGCACCGACGAGAAGGTTGCACTGCTCACGAGCAAGTACGGCTACGACGCCGCCTTCAACTACAAGAATGGCGACATTGCTGGCCAGCTGGATGCTGCAGCACCCGACGGCATCGACGTCTACTTCGACAACGTGGGTGGCGAGCACCTCTCGGCAGCACTCGGCGCGTTCAAGGACGGCGGCCGCGTGGCAGTCTGCGGTGTCATGTCCTTGATCAACGGCAAGGATGAGGGCATCAAGAACAGTGCAAACATCGTGACCCGCGGTTTGACCATCAAGGGCTTCACCATGGGCAGCTACTTCCACCTCGCCCCCGAGTTTGGTGCAGCAATGCAGGGATGGCTCGCCGAAGGCAAGATCGCCTACGACGAAACCATCACCGATGGCATCGACAACGCGCTCGACGCCTTCAACGGCATGATGAACGGTGCAAACACCGGCAAGGCGATCGTTCGCCTCTAG
- a CDS encoding LacI family DNA-binding transcriptional regulator, translating into MASIEDVAQRAGVSTATVSRALSGNGPVSEAARLKVAEAAAALDYVVSSSASSLASGRTKNVGLMVPYLTRWFFTSVVEGAQQALMRHGYDVTLYNLSGSVAEREKVFDVFLQRKRIDGIITVSLKLSPTEVERLHALDRPAVGVGGPIDGVRTLTLDDDAVSSLATGHLLALGHTKIAHIGGSEDYDLEFHIPTNRRHGYEAALREAGIEPRPEFFATADFTIQGGYHAAKQLLGNPLLRPTAIFASSDEMAIGCILAARDLGLVVPRDISIMGIDGHELSEFFGLTTVSQSPQAQGEHAVEILMNLLVPGKHPEIPENSPIDYELIVRSSTSRPPE; encoded by the coding sequence ATGGCTAGCATCGAAGATGTTGCTCAGCGCGCTGGTGTGTCCACTGCGACCGTGTCTCGGGCGCTCAGCGGCAATGGCCCCGTCTCGGAGGCGGCGCGTCTCAAAGTGGCAGAGGCTGCGGCAGCTCTCGACTATGTCGTCTCGTCGAGCGCGTCGAGTTTGGCATCGGGCCGCACCAAAAACGTCGGCCTGATGGTGCCCTATTTGACCCGCTGGTTCTTTACGTCCGTGGTGGAAGGCGCCCAGCAAGCGTTGATGCGCCACGGCTATGACGTCACTCTGTACAACCTTTCGGGCAGCGTCGCTGAACGCGAGAAGGTCTTCGACGTCTTCTTGCAACGCAAGCGCATCGACGGCATCATCACCGTTTCCCTCAAGCTCTCCCCCACTGAAGTGGAGCGGCTTCACGCCCTCGATCGCCCAGCGGTCGGAGTCGGTGGGCCGATCGACGGAGTGCGCACTCTGACCTTGGATGACGACGCCGTGTCGAGCCTCGCCACCGGCCACCTGTTGGCGCTGGGCCACACCAAGATTGCTCACATCGGTGGCTCTGAAGACTACGATCTCGAGTTTCACATCCCCACCAATCGGCGCCACGGCTACGAAGCTGCACTGCGCGAGGCGGGAATTGAGCCACGACCCGAGTTCTTTGCGACCGCCGACTTCACCATTCAGGGCGGCTATCACGCAGCCAAGCAGCTGCTCGGCAACCCGCTGCTACGCCCGACAGCAATCTTTGCCTCGTCGGATGAGATGGCCATCGGCTGCATATTGGCGGCCAGAGACCTCGGCCTCGTAGTGCCGCGCGATATTTCCATCATGGGAATCGACGGCCACGAACTCTCCGAGTTCTTCGGGCTCACCACGGTGTCGCAGTCCCCGCAGGCGCAGGGTGAGCACGCCGTCGAGATTCTGATGAACCTGCTCGTGCCCGGCAAACATCCCGAGATCCCCGAAAACTCACCGATCGATTACGAGCTCATCGTGCGGTCGAGCACAAGCCGTCCACCCGAGTAG
- a CDS encoding sugar ABC transporter permease produces the protein MTATTQKQNPDAAVRSDVVVGHPKRPFKRYFRETGWRHLVGIAMSIFAAFPLLYVFSASLNPGGTLVTANSLFSNFSFESYVDLFNRPQQPYAAWFGNTLLIGGISSLGTVFLGALAAYAFSRMRFIGRRVGLLTLLLVQMFPQLLAVVAIFLLLSGISEIFPAIGLNSQIGLIMVYLGGALGVNTYLMYGFFNTVPSSIDEAAKIDGAGHARIFFTIILRLVAPILAVVGLLSFVGTTSEFVIASIVLIDPDKQTLAVGLYQFVSQEFSRNWSIFAAGAVLAAIPVMTLFLFLQKYIVGGLTAGSVK, from the coding sequence ATGACTGCAACAACTCAGAAGCAGAACCCGGATGCCGCAGTGCGCTCGGACGTTGTCGTCGGTCACCCGAAGCGGCCCTTCAAGCGCTATTTCCGTGAGACCGGCTGGCGTCACCTCGTCGGGATCGCCATGTCGATCTTCGCGGCGTTCCCGCTGCTCTACGTGTTTAGTGCGTCACTGAACCCCGGCGGCACCCTCGTGACCGCCAACTCGCTCTTCTCGAACTTCAGCTTCGAAAGCTACGTCGATCTCTTCAACCGACCCCAGCAGCCGTACGCAGCGTGGTTCGGCAATACCCTGTTGATCGGCGGCATCTCGTCGCTCGGCACCGTCTTCCTTGGAGCCCTCGCGGCATATGCCTTTTCGCGCATGCGGTTCATCGGTCGACGGGTGGGGCTGCTCACACTGCTGCTCGTGCAGATGTTTCCGCAGTTGCTCGCGGTCGTCGCGATCTTCTTGTTGCTCTCCGGAATCTCCGAAATCTTCCCGGCAATCGGGCTCAACAGTCAGATCGGGCTCATCATGGTCTACCTCGGCGGCGCGCTCGGAGTGAACACCTACCTGATGTACGGGTTCTTCAACACGGTGCCGTCATCCATCGACGAGGCAGCGAAGATCGATGGCGCCGGTCACGCGCGCATCTTCTTCACGATCATCCTGCGTCTTGTTGCTCCCATCTTGGCGGTCGTGGGTTTGCTCTCGTTTGTGGGCACCACGAGCGAGTTCGTGATCGCGAGCATCGTGCTGATTGATCCAGACAAGCAGACTCTCGCGGTTGGCCTCTACCAGTTCGTCTCTCAGGAGTTCTCGCGCAACTGGAGCATCTTCGCCGCCGGCGCCGTGCTCGCCGCCATCCCCGTGATGACCCTGTTCTTGTTCCTGCAGAAATACATCGTCGGCGGCCTCACGGCAGGAAGCGTGAAGTAA